The bacterium genome includes a window with the following:
- the lspA gene encoding signal peptidase II yields MKIKFRWRDFALAGGWLVLDQATKLWAGWALDAAPISIVPGFLRLALSLNRGALFGFLGDMPDPWRMIVLTLLPVAAVALIAGFLMHLGDEEKISRFALALILGGAVGNIVDRLAYGHVVDFIDVYTNWPPLASRLVDWFGTNRWPTFNIADTGLSGGATILIIDALLLRRGGRKESVGAPVP; encoded by the coding sequence ATGAAGATCAAGTTCAGGTGGCGCGACTTCGCCCTGGCCGGCGGCTGGCTGGTCCTGGACCAGGCGACCAAGCTCTGGGCCGGGTGGGCGCTCGACGCGGCGCCGATCTCGATCGTCCCCGGCTTCCTGCGGCTCGCCCTCTCCCTCAACCGCGGGGCGCTCTTCGGCTTCCTCGGCGACATGCCCGACCCTTGGCGGATGATCGTCCTGACGCTCCTCCCGGTGGCGGCGGTGGCGCTGATCGCCGGGTTCCTGATGCACCTCGGCGACGAGGAGAAGATCTCGCGCTTCGCGCTGGCGCTGATCCTCGGCGGCGCGGTCGGCAACATCGTCGACCGCCTGGCGTACGGGCACGTCGTGGACTTCATCGACGTCTACACCAACTGGCCGCCCCTCGCCTCGCGCCTCGTCGACTGGTTCGGCACGAACCGTTGGCCCACCTTCAACATCGCCGACACCGGCCTCAGCGGCGGGGCGACGATCTTGATCATCGACGCGCTGCTGCTGCGCCGCGGCGGCCGCAAGGAATCCGTCGGTGCACCCGTTCCTTGA